Genomic DNA from Clostridia bacterium:
TCTCGTAGGCCAGGTTCTCGTCCAGGAATCGCTTCAGGTCGAGCGCCGTGACTCCCTTTTCTTCTGCCGGAAGCACCAGCGAAGAGTCTTGCGACGCAAGCAGCACATCTTCGTTGTAGGCGCGATGTCCAAGTCCGGTAATGAACTGGATGTTTGCCGGCGAGGTCGGCCCGAGATCCAGCACGCGCAGACCTTCCGGCGATAAGATCGCCTTCGTGAACTCGCTGAATCCCGTCGATTTGCGGCTGATTCGCTGCTGCTGCGAAGCCGGCGATGCCTGCTCTTTTCTTCCAGCATCGCCGCCGAATAGATTCTTAAAAAAACCGGCCACAGTTCCCGTTGCTTGCCGCGCCTCACGCTTGCTACACGGCTGGTATTTTGTTGTCCGTCTCAGG
This window encodes:
- a CDS encoding class I SAM-dependent methyltransferase, which translates into the protein MAGFFKNLFGGDAGRKEQASPASQQQRISRKSTGFSEFTKAILSPEGLRVLDLGPTSPANIQFITGLGHRAYNEDVLLASQDSSLVLPAEEKGVTALDLKRFLDENLAYEKETFDAVLVWDIPDYLHESLVKPVVERIYNITKPGGLLLGFFHTRDAGPEAPYYRYHIATRDTLELQRGPYFQLQRVFNNRHIENLFHDYASIKFFLGRDNIREVLIVR